A DNA window from Branchiostoma lanceolatum isolate klBraLanc5 chromosome 17, klBraLanc5.hap2, whole genome shotgun sequence contains the following coding sequences:
- the LOC136423157 gene encoding adenosine receptor A2b-like gives MAGNVTGYNLTTYEWSTTDIVNITIEIIIAVAAVIGNSFVCIAVYKNRRLRGTTNYFIASLAVADICVGLLGIPFSIITYLRLPDNFHGCLMMLSFIIITTQSSIFSLLAIAVDRYIAIMNPLRYEYLMTTRTARWAIAATWNLGPSQNGCAFTDVIDFNYFVYFNFFGCVLTPLLIMGFIYSTIFWSVRKQLRSIKSTDITTSAIEKKKKYFKKEVKAAKSLAIIVGLFAVCWLPLHTLNCITHFCGGLCAFPYELLMTSILLSHANSAVNPVIYAFRNRDYRNTFKSLVTTCFFCCPWTESMLNVSDQSNSGAESRHNHIQLNAFNRSQMNLIHGALSQSKASVNKLNSRTPSRQSVLQGSTEKVNHENYNVGKVLKSRQSDLSLTSISTNQINELEC, from the coding sequence atggcAGGTAATGTCACAGGATACAACCTGACAACCTACGAGTGGTCCACTACAGATATTGTGAACATAACAATTGAAATTATCAttgctgttgctgctgttaTTGGAAATAGCTTTGTCTGCATTGCTGTGTATAAGAATCGCCGCTTGCGCGGAACCACCAACTACTTCATCGCATCGTTGGCTGTAGCTGACATCTGTGTGGGACTTCTCGGTATACCGTTCTCGATCATAACCTACCTGCGACTACCGGACAACTTCCACGGTTGCCTGATGATGctttctttcatcatcatcaccacgcAGAGCTCGATCTTCAGTCTCCTTGCCATCGCGGTGGACCGCTACATCGCGATCATGAACCCGTTACGGTACGAGTACCTTATGACGACCAGGACAGCCCGCTGGGCCATCGCCGCGACATGGAACCTGGGACCGTCCCAAAACGGATGTGCGTTCACAGACGTCATCGACTTCAACTATTTCGTCTACTTTAATTTCTTCGGCTGCGTGCTGACGCCACTGCTGATAATGGGCTTCATCTATTCCACGATCTTTTGGTCGGTACGGAAGCAGCTGCGATCGATCAAGAGCACCGACATCACGACGTCGGCCatcgagaagaagaagaagtacttCAAGAAGGAGGTAAAGGCTGCCAAGTCGTTGGCGATCATAGTGGGACTGTTTGCCGTGTGCTGGCTGCCGCTGCACACGCTGAACTGCATCACCCATTTCTGCGGAGGCCTGTGTGCGTTTCCGTACGAACTCCTCATGACCTCCATTCTTCTCTCTCATGCTAATTCTGCGGTGAACCCCGTCATCTACGCCTTTCGGAACCGGGACTACCGGAACACGTTCAAGAGCCTCGTCACCACGTGTTTCTTCTGTTGTCCGTGGACGGAGAGCATGTTGAACGTGTCAGACCAGTCAAACTCCGGGGCAGAATCCAGACACAACCACATTCAACTGAATGCCTTCAATCGCTCACAGATGAACTTGATACACGGGGCCCTCTCGCAGTCAAAAGCATCAGTCAATAAACTGAACTCTCGTACCCCCTCCAGACAAAGCGTACTGCAGGGATCCACGGAAAAGGTCAACCACGAAAACTACAATGTGGGTAAAGTCTTGAAATCGCGCCAGTCTGACCTAAGTTTGACCTCGATAAgcacaaatcaaatcaatgaacTGGAATGTTAA